The sequence below is a genomic window from Desulfuromonas sp..
GAAAACCCTGCATCGCAGCCAGGATGACCTGGATGAAATTGAACCTGCAAGCAACGGAGAAAAATAACCGATGAATTTTTTTAATTTTGAAGAAAAACAAATACCACTGGACGACTGGGTTCAGTCTTTTGTCGACTGGCTGGTCTATAATCACCGTGATATTTTCCAGGCCATCAAAACCCCGATTGAACTATGCCTGAAAGGATTTGAGTGGGTTTTCACCACGTTGCCGCCGATTGCTGTCATCCTTTTTTTTGTTGCTATAGCCTGGTACTATGCGGGCAAACGGGTGGCAATATTCTCGTTGATCACTCTGGTTCTGGTCGGTTATCTCGGACTCTGGGAAGATACCATGATCACCCTGGCGATGGTTGTCAGTTCGGTCTTTTTCTGCGCTATTGTCGGTATCCCCCTCGGCATCATGTCGGGGCGCAGCGATCGCTTTGAACTGTTCCTCCGCCCGGCGCTTGATGCCATGCAGACCATTCCGCCATTCGTTTACCTTGTGCCGGTGGTCATGCTGTTCAGTATCGGCACTGTCTCGGGGATCCTGGCCACCATCGTTTTTGCTCTGCCGCCGATTGTTAGCCTGACCAGTCTCGGCATTCGCCAGGTCCATCCGGAGTTGATCGAGGCTTCGCTCGCTTTCGGGGCGACCCCCTGGCAGGTACTACGCAAGGTTCAATTTCCACTGGCTCTGCCGTCAATTATGGCTGGCCTCAACCAGACTCTGATGATGGCCCTCTCAATGGTCGTCATCGCCGCCCTGATCGGCGCCGGCGGCCTCGGCAACCCGGTGGTCCAGGGATTGAATACCCTGGAAATCGGATTGGCGACCATCGGCGGTATTGCGATTGTGTTGCTCGCCATGATGTTGGATCGGATTACACAAAGTTTCGGGCAACAATAAACAATCAACTGAGTCTTGCCGCCATCATTGAATTTGGACTGGCAAGACTCCCTCAATCAAAAAGGAGAAACACATGAAACGCTTGCTTATGGTCTTGATTATGCTCTCTCTGGCGCTTCCAGCGGTTGCCGCCCATCACAAACCGGGAGACGGGGTAACGGTAAAACCGGCCCGTGCCACCTGGAACACCGGGTATTTCAATGAAGCGCTGGTCCGCGAAGCCCTGACCGAACTTGGTTACGAAGTCGAAGACGTCAAGGAATTACAGAACCCTCTTTTTTATCAGTCGGTCACTCTTGGCGATGTTGATTATTGGGCGAACGGCTGGTTCCCGATGCATAATGACCAGACTCCGAAACAGTTCGAAAGCCGTGCCACTCCAATCGGTGATCTGATGAAGGCCGGCGGGCTTCAAGGCTACCTCGTCTCAAAGAAGGCCGTCGAAAAATTCAACATCAAGTCTCTTGACGATTTTAAACGAGATGACGTGAAAAAGGCATT
It includes:
- a CDS encoding glycine/betaine ABC transporter permease encodes the protein MNFFNFEEKQIPLDDWVQSFVDWLVYNHRDIFQAIKTPIELCLKGFEWVFTTLPPIAVILFFVAIAWYYAGKRVAIFSLITLVLVGYLGLWEDTMITLAMVVSSVFFCAIVGIPLGIMSGRSDRFELFLRPALDAMQTIPPFVYLVPVVMLFSIGTVSGILATIVFALPPIVSLTSLGIRQVHPELIEASLAFGATPWQVLRKVQFPLALPSIMAGLNQTLMMALSMVVIAALIGAGGLGNPVVQGLNTLEIGLATIGGIAIVLLAMMLDRITQSFGQQ